The DNA sequence AACTGCAGGGCGCCCGCCAGGTCCGCGCGGCGATGCCGGAGGCCCGGCTGGTGATGCTGATGCCGCCGTCCTGGGAGGAACTGGTCGGCAGGCTCACCGGGCGCGGCACCGAAAACGAGGCCGCCGTGCAGGCCCGGCTGGCCGAAGCGGAGCGCGAACTGGCGGCGGCGGGGGAGTTCGACCACCGCGTCGTCAACGCCGACGTGCGAGAGGCCGCCGAGCACTTGCTAAACTTGGTCACTGATCAGTCTTCCGAAGATGCGGAGCACCACGCGTGACCAGCCAGGTAGCCTTGACCGAAGAACTCGAGGGCATCACCAACCCCCCGATCGACGACCTGCTCGAAAAGGTCAGCTCGAAGTACGCGCTGGTGATCTACTCGGCCAAGCGCGCCCGCCAGATCAACGACTACTACGCCCAGCTGGGCGAGGGTCTGCTCGAGTACGTCGGCCCGCTCGTCGAGCCGGGCCCGCGCGAGAAGCCGCTCTCGATCGCGCTGCGCGAGATCCACGGCGGCCTGCTCGAGCACACCGAGGGTGAGTAAACCCCGCGTCGTCCTGGGCGTGGGCGGTGGTATCGCCGCCTACAAGGCCTGTGAGGTGCTGCGCGGGCTGACCGAATCCGGTCACGACGTCCGCGTGGTCCCCACCGAAGCCGCGCTGAACTTCGTCGGCGCGGCGACCTTCGAGGCCCTCTCGGGGCACCCGGTGCACACCGGCGTGTTCACCGAGGTGCCCGAGGTCCAGCACGTCCGCGTCGGCAAGGAAGCCGACCTCGTCCTGGTCGTCCCGGCCACGGCGAACCTGCTCGCCAAGGCCGCCCACGGCCTCGCGGACGACCTGCTGACGAACACCCTGCTCACCGCCCGGTGCCCGGTCGCCTTCTTCCCGGCGATGCACACGGAGATGTGGGAGCACCCCGCGACCCGCGCCAACGTCGCCCTGCTGCGCTCGCGCGGCACGATCGTCGCCGAGCCCGATTCGGGCCGGTTGACCGGCGCCGACACCGGCAAGGGCCGCCTGGCGAACCCGGCCGAGATCGTCGACCTCGCCAAGCTGCTGCTGGCCCGCCCGGACGCCCTCCCGCGCGACCTCGAAGGGGTCCGCGTCGTGGTGTCCGCGGGCGGCACGCGCGAGCCCCTCGACCCGGTCCGCTACCTGGGCAACCGCTCCTCGGGCAAGCAGGGCTACGCGCTGGCCCGCGTCGCCGCCCAGCGCGGCGCCGACGTCACCCTGGTCACCGCGCACACCGTCGCGCTGCCGGACCCGGCGGGCGCGACCGTGCAGCACGTCTCGACCGCCGAGGAGCTGCGGCAGGCCGTGCACGCGGCGTCCCAGTCCGCGGACGTCGTCGTGATGGCCGCCGCCGTCGCCGACTTCCGGCCGGCGAACCGGGCCGACCACAAGATCAAGAAGTCCGACGACCAGCCGGACCCGGTGATCACCCTGGACCGCAACGCGGACATCCTGGCCGAACTGGTGCGGAACCGGCGGGCCGGGCAGGTCGTCGTCGGGTTCGCCGCCGAAACCGGGGACGAGCGCGGCAGCGTCCTCGACCACGCCCGCACGAAGCTCAAGCGCAAGGGCGCGGACCTGTTGGTCGTCAACGCCGTCGGGGACGGCAAGGCGTTCGGCACCGAGGACAACTCGGGCTGGCTCCTAGGGGCCGATTCCACTGAAAAACCCCTACCTCTTGTGCAGAAAGCGGAACTGGCGTCCATGGTGTGGGACGCTGTTGTGAGCTTCATGAAGCGTTGACCGTCCCTGGAGCGATAGTCAGTACGCTTGCACTGGTAAGGGGTGCCTAACTTTCCGGGCATCCGACGTCTAGGTGAGGAAGTGACGGCCACCGTGACCGCGTCTAGCAGCAGATTGTTCACCTCGGAGTCGGTGACCGAAGGGCACCCCGACAAGATTTGCGACGCCATCAGCGACTCGATCCTCGACGGCCTCCTGTCGAAGGACCCGCGCAGCCGCGTCGCGGTCGAGACCCTGATCACCACCGGCCAGGTGCACGTGGCCGGCGAGGTGACGACCGAGGCCTACGCCGACATCCCCACGATCGTCCGCGACGTCATCCTGAAGATCGGCTACGACTCCTCCGCCAAGGGCTTCGACGGCAACTCCTGCGGCGTCAACGTCGCGATCGGTTCGCAGTCGCCCGACATCGCGCAGGGCGTCGACACCGCGTACGAGTCGCGGGTCGAGTCCGACGAGGACGAGATCAACCGCCAGGGCGCCGGCGACCAGGGCCTGATGTTCGGCTACGCCTGCTCGGACACCCCCGAGCTGATGCCGCTGCCGATCGCGCTGGCCCACCGGCTCTCCAAGCGGCTGACCGCGGTCCGCAAGGACGGCGTGCTGCCGTACCTGCGCCCGGACGGCAAGACCCAGGTGACCATCGAGTACGCCGGCGACCAGCCGGTCCGCCTCGACACGGTCGTCGTGTCCTCCCAGCACGCCGACGGCATCGACCTGGAGAAGATGCTCAGCGTCGACGTCAAGGAGCACGTCGTCGGCCCCGAGCTCGAGGGCCTCGGCATCGACACCTCCGGCGCGCGCCTGCTGGTCAACCCGACCGGCCGGTTCGTCATCGGCGGCCCGATGGGCGACGCCGGCCTGACCGGGCGCAAGATCATCGTCGACACCTACGGCGGCATGGCCCGCCACGGCGGCGGCGCGTTCTCCGGCAAGGACCCGTCCAAGGTCGACCGCTCTGCCGCGTACGCGATGCGCTGGGTGGCCAAGAACGTCGTCGCCGCGGGCCTGGCCCAGCGGACCGAGGTGCAGGTCGCGTACGCGATCGGCAAGGCGGCCCCGGTCGGCCTGTTCGTCGAGACGTTCGGTACCGAGACGGTCGACCCGTCGAAGATCCAGCAGGCCATCACCGAGGTCTTCGACCTCCGGCCGGCGGCGATCATCCGCGACCTCGACCTGCTGCGCCCGATCTACGCCCCGACCGCGGCGTACGGCCACTTCGGCCGGCCCGAGCTGGGCCTCCCCTGGGAGAGCACGGCCCGCGCCGAGGCACTGAAGGCCGCCGCGGGCGCCTGACGCGTTCGTCATGAAGGGCACCCTCATGGTCTTTACGGCCATGAGGGTGCCCTTCACGGCGTTCGGCGTCGGGGCTGTCGGAGGGGTCTGGTAGAGATCACGGCGTGAGTAGTCCCGAGCCCGCCGCTCTCTGGGATCTTCCGGAGAAGCCGCCTTCGCCGAAGGCGGCGCCCTCGCGCGCCCGGAAACCGCCGAAGCCGGGCCAGAAGGCCAAGGGCGCCCAGTCGCCCGCGCCGGAGAAGCCGGTCGCGCGGATCGTCGTCGACATCCCCCTGGCGCACCTGGACCGCACCTTCGACTACCTCGTGCCCGAGAAGCTGCACGAGACGGCCGTGCCGGGCTGCCGCGTCCGCGTCCGGTTCGCCGGCCAGCTCGTCGACGGCTACCTGGTCGAGCGCGGCGAGTCCAGCGAGTACGACCGGAAGCTGGCGTTCCTGGACCGCGTGACGTCGGCCGAGCCGGTGCTGCCGCCGCCGTTGCACGCGCTGTGCCGGGCGGTGGCCGACCGCTACGGCGGCACGCTGTCGGACGTCCTGCGCCTGGCGATCCCGCCCCGCCACGCGAAGGCCGAAGGCGAGCCGCCGCTCGCCCCCTCAGCCCCGCCGGACGCGCCGGACACCGAAGCCTGGGCGCGCTACCAGCGCGGTCCGGCGTTCCTGGAAGCCCTCGCCGAGGGGAAGCCCGCGAACGCCGTCTGGCAGGCCCTGCCGGGCGAGGACTGGCCGCGCCGGCTGGCCGAGGCGGCCGGTACGGTCGCGGCCGCGGGCCGCGGCGCGGTGCTGGTCGTGCCGGACCACCGCGACCTGACCCGCGTGCACGACGCGTGCGCCGCGCTGCTGGGCGAAGAAGCCGTGGTGGCGCTGATCGCCGGGCTCGGGCCCGCGGAGCGCTACCGGCGCTGGCTGGCGGTGCTGCGCGGCGCGGTGCGGGTGGTGGTCGGCACGCGCGCGGCGATGTTCGCGCCGGTCCACGACCCCGGCCTGTTCGTCGTCTGGGACGACGGCGACGACCTGCACCTCGACCAGCACGCGCCGTACCCGCACGTCCGGGACGTGCTGATGGACCGCGCGCACACGACGAAGTCGTCCCTGCTGGTCGGCGGCTTCGCCCGCACGGCCGAGGCCCAGCTGCTGGTCGAGTCCGGCTGGGCCGCGCCGGTCCTGGCCGACCGCGCGACGCTGCGCTCGGCCGCCCCGCGCGTCACCCCGGTCGGCGAGGACTTCGACGTCGCCCGCGACGAGGCCGCCCGCGTGGCGCGCCTCCCGGCGGTGGCGTTCGAGGCCGCGCGCCAGGCGTTCGCGGCGGGCCACCCGGCGCTGGTCCAGGTCCCGCGCCGGGGGTACGTCCCGGGCCTGGCCTGCGGCAACTGCCGCACCCCCGCCCACTGCCGCCGCTGCGCGGGCCCGCTGTCGTTGCCGGGCGGCTCGATCGACGGCCGCCCGAAACCCCCGGCGTGCAGCTGGTGCGGTGTCCCGGAAACGGCGTTCCGCTGCACGGCGTGCGGTTCGGTGCGGTTGCGCGCGGTGGTCGTCGGCGCCAAGCGCACGGCGGAGGAGCTCGGCCGCGCGTTCCCGGGCATCCCGGTCCGCACCTCCGGGGCGGCGGAGGTCCTGACCACGGTCCCGGCCAAGCCGGCCCTGGTCGTCTGCACCCCGGGCGCGGAACCGGTGGCCGAGGACGGCTACGGCGCGGCGCTGCTCCTGGACGGCTGGGCGTTGCTCGGCCGCCAGGATCTGCGAGCGGCGGAGGAAACCCTGCGCCGCTGGATGGCCGCGGCCGCCCTGGTCCGGCCGTCCTCCGAGGGCGGCCGGGTCATCGTCGGCGCGGAGGCCGGCCTCCCGGTGGTCCAGGCCCTGGTCCGCTGGGACCCGGCCTGGCACGCGAGCCAGGAGCTGGCCGAGCGCCGCGAGCTGGGCTTCCCGCCCTCGATGCGGATGGCGAGCGTGGAGGGCACCCCGGACGCGGTCGCGGGCTTCCTGGACGACCTGCCGCTGCCGGAGTCCGGTGAGGTGCTGGGCCCGGTCCCGCTGGGCGAGGTCGACGAAGAGGGCAACGCGGAGCGGGAGCGGGCACTGGTCCGGGTGTCCCGCGCGGACGGCAAGGCGTTGTCGGCATCGATCCACGCGGCCGCGGCCCGGCGGGACGCGAAGAAGGCGACGGAACCGATCCGCATCCAGGTGGACCCGCTGAAGCTCATCTGACGGGCCGTCAGCCGTCCTGCCCGGCCGGCTCTTCGGGGATCGTGTCGAGGATGCCGGCGGCGATCTCCCGGGCCGCGCGCTTCAGTTCGGTGCTCGCGCCGCGGAAGAGGTCCTGGGCCGGTTCCGCGGGCCAGCCGGGCGGCAGCAGGTCGCGGGGGAGCCGGGGGTCGGTGCGGATCGTCTGCAGCCAGTCGGCTTCCAGCCGGAGGTGGCGGGCCAGGCTGTCCGGGGCCTGCGCCGCCGCTTCGCCGGTTTCGTTCCAGCGGCCCAGGAAACCGCGGTAGTGGCTCGCGATGCGCTCGAGGTCCCACGCCTCCTGCACGAGCTCGGCGACCTCCGTCGGCGGCAGGGCGCGGGCCTGGAACACCTTGACGTGGCCGTCGGTGCCCAGGCCGTCCAGCAACGGCGTCGTGTCCACTGTGGAGGGTGCGATCCACAGGCCGCTCTGGAGGCTGCCGAACCCGGCCCACAGCAGGCGTGAGCGCAGCACGTGGCGCTGGCGCTGCCACGACTCCGGCATCGAAAAGCCGAGCAGGGTCCAGGTGCCGTCCCAGTGGTGGTTCACCGCGCCGAGGTGCCAGATGCGGTGCGCGCCGTCGAGCAGGATCGCCCGCGACCGCTCGGTCAGTCCGATGTAGACGTTGCGGCCGCGGCGGGTGCGCCGCAGCAGGTCGCGCCGGGCCATCCGGCTCAGCGTCGAACGGGCCGCGTGCTCGGAGACGCCGGCCCGGCCCA is a window from the Amycolatopsis sp. cg9 genome containing:
- the rpoZ gene encoding DNA-directed RNA polymerase subunit omega: MTSQVALTEELEGITNPPIDDLLEKVSSKYALVIYSAKRARQINDYYAQLGEGLLEYVGPLVEPGPREKPLSIALREIHGGLLEHTEGE
- the coaBC gene encoding bifunctional phosphopantothenoylcysteine decarboxylase/phosphopantothenate--cysteine ligase CoaBC, translated to MSKPRVVLGVGGGIAAYKACEVLRGLTESGHDVRVVPTEAALNFVGAATFEALSGHPVHTGVFTEVPEVQHVRVGKEADLVLVVPATANLLAKAAHGLADDLLTNTLLTARCPVAFFPAMHTEMWEHPATRANVALLRSRGTIVAEPDSGRLTGADTGKGRLANPAEIVDLAKLLLARPDALPRDLEGVRVVVSAGGTREPLDPVRYLGNRSSGKQGYALARVAAQRGADVTLVTAHTVALPDPAGATVQHVSTAEELRQAVHAASQSADVVVMAAAVADFRPANRADHKIKKSDDQPDPVITLDRNADILAELVRNRRAGQVVVGFAAETGDERGSVLDHARTKLKRKGADLLVVNAVGDGKAFGTEDNSGWLLGADSTEKPLPLVQKAELASMVWDAVVSFMKR
- the metK gene encoding methionine adenosyltransferase is translated as MTASSSRLFTSESVTEGHPDKICDAISDSILDGLLSKDPRSRVAVETLITTGQVHVAGEVTTEAYADIPTIVRDVILKIGYDSSAKGFDGNSCGVNVAIGSQSPDIAQGVDTAYESRVESDEDEINRQGAGDQGLMFGYACSDTPELMPLPIALAHRLSKRLTAVRKDGVLPYLRPDGKTQVTIEYAGDQPVRLDTVVVSSQHADGIDLEKMLSVDVKEHVVGPELEGLGIDTSGARLLVNPTGRFVIGGPMGDAGLTGRKIIVDTYGGMARHGGGAFSGKDPSKVDRSAAYAMRWVAKNVVAAGLAQRTEVQVAYAIGKAAPVGLFVETFGTETVDPSKIQQAITEVFDLRPAAIIRDLDLLRPIYAPTAAYGHFGRPELGLPWESTARAEALKAAAGA
- a CDS encoding primosomal protein N' — translated: MSSPEPAALWDLPEKPPSPKAAPSRARKPPKPGQKAKGAQSPAPEKPVARIVVDIPLAHLDRTFDYLVPEKLHETAVPGCRVRVRFAGQLVDGYLVERGESSEYDRKLAFLDRVTSAEPVLPPPLHALCRAVADRYGGTLSDVLRLAIPPRHAKAEGEPPLAPSAPPDAPDTEAWARYQRGPAFLEALAEGKPANAVWQALPGEDWPRRLAEAAGTVAAAGRGAVLVVPDHRDLTRVHDACAALLGEEAVVALIAGLGPAERYRRWLAVLRGAVRVVVGTRAAMFAPVHDPGLFVVWDDGDDLHLDQHAPYPHVRDVLMDRAHTTKSSLLVGGFARTAEAQLLVESGWAAPVLADRATLRSAAPRVTPVGEDFDVARDEAARVARLPAVAFEAARQAFAAGHPALVQVPRRGYVPGLACGNCRTPAHCRRCAGPLSLPGGSIDGRPKPPACSWCGVPETAFRCTACGSVRLRAVVVGAKRTAEELGRAFPGIPVRTSGAAEVLTTVPAKPALVVCTPGAEPVAEDGYGAALLLDGWALLGRQDLRAAEETLRRWMAAAALVRPSSEGGRVIVGAEAGLPVVQALVRWDPAWHASQELAERRELGFPPSMRMASVEGTPDAVAGFLDDLPLPESGEVLGPVPLGEVDEEGNAERERALVRVSRADGKALSASIHAAAARRDAKKATEPIRIQVDPLKLI
- a CDS encoding PaaX family transcriptional regulator C-terminal domain-containing protein, yielding MTTVAEHATEEGDDLSPGGAPRPQALLLAFLGAHVLGHDVQVATASVLEVLGRAGVSEHAARSTLSRMARRDLLRRTRRGRNVYIGLTERSRAILLDGAHRIWHLGAVNHHWDGTWTLLGFSMPESWQRQRHVLRSRLLWAGFGSLQSGLWIAPSTVDTTPLLDGLGTDGHVKVFQARALPPTEVAELVQEAWDLERIASHYRGFLGRWNETGEAAAQAPDSLARHLRLEADWLQTIRTDPRLPRDLLPPGWPAEPAQDLFRGASTELKRAAREIAAGILDTIPEEPAGQDG